One Leptolyngbya sp. 'hensonii' DNA segment encodes these proteins:
- a CDS encoding STAS domain-containing protein: protein MNASVAILRPSHILSSTSGGELLEQINHHLQAGKKAILIDFSDAMFMDSTGLGYLVTALSRIKAAQGELYLCSLKGQAAMLIELTKMDKTFQIFADRAAFDLYHSARNTSES, encoded by the coding sequence ATGAATGCTTCTGTAGCCATTTTACGACCCAGTCATATTCTCAGTTCCACAAGTGGGGGCGAATTACTGGAACAAATCAATCACCACTTGCAAGCAGGAAAGAAAGCAATTCTGATTGATTTTTCGGATGCTATGTTTATGGACAGTACCGGGCTGGGGTATTTAGTTACGGCCCTCAGTCGAATTAAAGCAGCCCAGGGTGAGCTCTACCTCTGTTCTTTGAAAGGACAGGCTGCAATGTTGATCGAGCTCACAAAGATGGATAAAACGTTTCAAATTTTTGCCGATCGGGCTGCCTTTGATCTGTACCATTCGGCTCGGAATACTTCTGAATCCTGA
- the purB gene encoding adenylosuccinate lyase — translation MIERYTLPAMGELWTEAYKFKTWLQVEIAVCEAQAELGYIPAEAVAEIKAKAKFDPKRIQEIEAEVRHDVIAFLTNVNEHVGDAGRYIHLGLTSSDVLDTALALQLVESLHVLMDQLEALIQAIRYQAQQHRNTVMIGRSHGIHAEPITFGFKLAGWLAEVLRHRDRLASLQDQIAVGKISGAVGTYANIDPQVEALACQNLGLKPDTASTQVISRDRHAEYLQVLALLAASIERFAVEIRNLQRTDVLEVEEFFSKGQKGSSAMPHKRNPIRSERLTGIARVIRGHAIAALENVALWHERDISHSSVERVVFPDACTLTHFMLAEITDLVKHLLVYPENMTRNLNLYGGVVFSQRVLLTLVEKGLGREEAYVIVQSCAHTAWNKPDGNFRDLIASTSEVTARLTPEEIAACFDPQRHLQHLDTIYQRLSI, via the coding sequence GTGATCGAGCGCTACACTCTACCCGCCATGGGCGAACTCTGGACCGAAGCTTATAAATTCAAGACCTGGCTGCAGGTTGAGATTGCAGTATGCGAAGCCCAGGCCGAACTCGGTTATATTCCTGCAGAGGCTGTAGCGGAAATTAAAGCAAAAGCAAAATTTGACCCCAAACGAATTCAGGAAATTGAGGCAGAAGTCCGTCACGATGTGATTGCCTTCCTGACTAATGTAAACGAGCATGTTGGGGATGCAGGGCGCTACATCCACCTGGGACTGACCAGTTCTGACGTGCTGGATACAGCCCTGGCGCTGCAGTTAGTTGAGAGTCTACATGTTCTGATGGACCAGTTGGAAGCCCTGATTCAGGCCATCCGTTACCAGGCCCAGCAACACCGCAATACGGTCATGATCGGTCGTTCCCATGGCATCCATGCTGAACCCATCACCTTCGGGTTCAAACTGGCTGGTTGGCTGGCGGAAGTCTTACGGCATCGCGATCGTCTGGCCTCCTTACAGGATCAGATTGCCGTCGGCAAGATTTCCGGGGCTGTCGGCACCTATGCCAACATTGACCCCCAGGTGGAAGCTTTGGCCTGTCAAAACCTGGGGTTAAAACCGGATACGGCTTCCACCCAGGTGATCTCCCGCGATCGCCATGCCGAATATCTGCAGGTTCTGGCCCTCCTAGCTGCCTCGATCGAGCGTTTTGCCGTGGAGATTCGCAATCTCCAACGCACCGATGTTCTGGAAGTCGAAGAATTTTTCTCCAAAGGGCAGAAAGGGTCCTCGGCCATGCCCCACAAGCGCAATCCGATTCGATCTGAGCGATTAACTGGGATTGCCCGTGTGATTCGGGGTCATGCAATCGCGGCTCTGGAGAATGTTGCCCTCTGGCACGAACGGGACATCTCCCACAGTTCCGTCGAACGAGTGGTATTTCCTGATGCCTGCACCCTGACCCACTTCATGCTGGCAGAGATTACCGACCTGGTTAAACATCTGCTGGTCTACCCTGAAAATATGACCCGCAATCTGAACCTGTATGGGGGGGTTGTCTTCAGCCAGCGCGTCTTACTCACACTGGTGGAAAAAGGTCTGGGTCGGGAAGAAGCTTATGTGATCGTGCAGTCCTGCGCCCATACTGCCTGGAACAAGCCTGACGGGAATTTCCGTGACCTGATCGCCAGTACTTCAGAGGTCACAGCACGGCTGACACCAGAGGAGATTGCCGCCTGCTTCGACCCCCAGCGCCACCTGCAACACCTGGATACCATCTATCAGCGACTGAGCATTTGA
- a CDS encoding phospholipase D-like domain-containing protein, with product MAVSAWILFQDSLQLRQSFRNSKEFNPPFRGQVSSLPDFRVVLGCCEENLEAMGNRKLGQGKIGGLGLGLMLLCACQTEVPPGVEQPQPLPQDPIVEVYFNHNSTAKYTEPYRHRTRQGDDLEAKIVAAIQSAHSSVDVAVQEFRLPRVAQALADRHRAGVRVRVILENTYSRPWSSLSNQEIARLDPRDRGRYQEFRRLVDRNGDHQVSQAEINQGDALVILQKAGIPRIDDTANGSAGSGLMHHKFVVVDQQLVIATSANFTPSDAHGDFAHPASTGNANNLLRIESRELAVAFTEEFNLMWGDGPGGKPDSKFGPQKPWRSPRQFTFGKTTLTVQFSPTSPTLPWERSTNGLIGKTLSTATQSIDLALFVFSEQHLVNLLETRQQEGVKIKTLIDPGFAYRPYSEALDMLGISLLNPSQRRDNCTPKANNRPWKNPITTVGVPRLARGDLLHHKFGLIDDTTIVTGSHNWTESANQNNDETLLVIHSPWAAAHFRREFDRLYGTAVTGLPPTIRRKAAAQKKKCHLNL from the coding sequence ATGGCTGTTTCAGCATGGATTCTCTTTCAGGATAGCCTGCAGCTTCGTCAATCTTTCCGCAATAGCAAGGAATTTAATCCGCCGTTTAGGGGACAGGTTAGCAGCCTTCCAGACTTTAGAGTCGTCCTGGGCTGTTGTGAAGAGAACTTAGAGGCGATGGGTAACCGAAAATTAGGCCAGGGCAAGATAGGGGGATTGGGGCTGGGGCTGATGCTGCTGTGTGCCTGTCAGACAGAGGTTCCCCCTGGGGTGGAGCAGCCCCAACCCCTGCCCCAGGACCCGATCGTGGAGGTCTACTTTAACCACAACAGTACAGCAAAATACACAGAGCCCTATCGCCATCGCACCCGCCAGGGAGATGACCTGGAAGCCAAGATTGTGGCAGCCATCCAAAGCGCTCACTCCAGCGTTGATGTAGCTGTACAGGAGTTCCGCTTGCCCAGAGTGGCTCAGGCATTGGCCGATCGTCATCGAGCTGGGGTACGGGTTAGAGTCATCCTGGAAAACACCTACAGTCGGCCCTGGAGTAGCCTGTCAAACCAAGAAATTGCCAGACTGGACCCCCGCGATCGGGGACGGTACCAGGAATTCCGGCGTCTGGTGGACCGGAATGGAGATCACCAGGTGAGCCAGGCCGAAATCAACCAGGGAGATGCCCTCGTCATTCTGCAAAAAGCTGGCATCCCCCGAATCGACGACACCGCCAATGGGTCGGCGGGAAGTGGGCTGATGCATCACAAATTTGTCGTGGTGGATCAACAACTGGTGATTGCGACCTCTGCCAACTTCACCCCCAGTGATGCCCATGGAGATTTCGCCCATCCTGCCAGTACAGGCAATGCCAATAATTTGCTCCGCATTGAGAGCCGAGAACTGGCAGTGGCCTTTACTGAAGAATTCAACCTGATGTGGGGAGATGGGCCAGGTGGCAAACCAGACAGCAAATTTGGCCCTCAGAAACCCTGGCGATCGCCCCGTCAGTTTACCTTTGGAAAAACCACCCTCACCGTTCAGTTCTCCCCCACCTCTCCCACCCTGCCCTGGGAACGCAGCACCAACGGACTGATCGGCAAAACCTTGAGCACAGCCACCCAGAGCATTGACCTGGCCCTGTTCGTCTTCTCAGAACAGCATCTGGTCAACCTGCTGGAAACCAGACAGCAAGAGGGGGTGAAGATTAAAACCCTGATTGATCCGGGCTTTGCCTACCGGCCCTATAGCGAGGCCCTGGATATGCTGGGCATCTCCCTCCTCAATCCGTCCCAACGTCGAGACAACTGTACTCCCAAGGCTAATAACCGGCCCTGGAAAAATCCAATCACTACAGTAGGAGTGCCGCGACTGGCTCGGGGAGATCTCCTGCACCACAAATTTGGGTTAATTGATGACACCACGATTGTCACGGGCTCCCACAACTGGACTGAATCGGCCAACCAGAATAATGATGAAACCCTGCTGGTTATCCACAGTCCCTGGGCTGCAGCCCACTTCCGCCGTGAATTCGATCGTCTATACGGGACTGCCGTGACTGGCCTGCCCCCAACGATTCGGCGCAAAGCAGCGGCTCAGAAAAAAAAGTGCCATTTGAATTTATAA
- a CDS encoding cysteine desulfurase family protein yields the protein MQIYLDYSATTPTRPEAIARMQQILASDWGNPSSTHEWGQRAATVLEQARMQVAALLNALPESILFTSGGTEADNLAIMGVAQQYTQPQHLIISAVEHSAIAEPVNWLEQLGWSVTRLPVDRWGRINPLELQAALRPDTVLVSIIYGQSEVGTMQPIHTLGEIARSHGALFHTDAVQVAGRLPIDVQHLPVDLLSLSSHKLYGPQGAGALYIRPGVELRPLLMGGGQEFKRRSGTQALPAIAGFGTAAELAAQEMALEVPRLIQLRDRLFELLVDVPGLLPTGDRLHRLPHHVSFCAQQADGEMLSGKTIARQMNLAGIAISAGSACHSGKSTPSPVLLAMGYDERTAQGAIRFTLGRHTTAADIDWVAMVLQQVLVRLTPRLAFSEV from the coding sequence ATGCAAATCTACCTGGACTACAGTGCTACAACCCCTACCCGGCCTGAGGCGATCGCTCGGATGCAGCAGATTCTCGCCAGTGATTGGGGAAATCCCTCCAGTACCCATGAGTGGGGCCAGCGGGCTGCGACTGTGCTGGAGCAGGCCCGGATGCAGGTGGCAGCGCTGCTGAATGCTCTACCAGAATCTATCCTGTTTACCTCGGGTGGTACAGAAGCCGATAATCTGGCCATCATGGGAGTGGCACAGCAATACACCCAGCCTCAGCACCTGATCATCTCGGCGGTGGAGCATTCTGCGATCGCTGAACCGGTCAATTGGCTGGAACAATTAGGCTGGTCGGTGACCCGCTTGCCGGTAGACCGTTGGGGACGAATTAATCCTTTGGAATTACAGGCTGCCCTCCGGCCTGATACGGTGCTAGTTTCCATCATTTATGGGCAGAGTGAAGTGGGCACAATGCAGCCTATCCATACTCTGGGCGAAATTGCCCGGTCCCATGGAGCCCTGTTTCATACGGATGCCGTTCAGGTGGCAGGGCGATTGCCGATTGATGTGCAACACTTACCGGTCGATTTACTCTCCCTCTCCAGTCACAAACTCTACGGTCCTCAGGGGGCTGGAGCCCTCTATATCCGTCCCGGCGTAGAGTTGCGGCCTCTGTTGATGGGCGGCGGGCAAGAGTTTAAGCGGCGTTCTGGGACGCAAGCTCTGCCTGCGATCGCGGGTTTTGGCACGGCGGCTGAACTGGCAGCCCAGGAAATGGCCCTGGAGGTCCCCCGACTGATACAGCTCCGCGATCGGCTCTTTGAACTGCTGGTGGATGTTCCTGGTTTGCTTCCTACAGGAGATCGGCTGCATCGTCTGCCCCACCATGTCAGTTTTTGCGCCCAACAGGCAGATGGGGAGATGCTCAGTGGCAAAACGATCGCCCGTCAGATGAACCTGGCCGGAATTGCCATCAGTGCTGGTTCAGCCTGCCATAGTGGTAAATCCACCCCCAGCCCAGTGTTGCTGGCTATGGGATATGACGAGCGGACGGCTCAGGGTGCCATTCGTTTTACCCTGGGACGCCACACCACCGCAGCAGATATCGATTGGGTGGCGATGGTGCTGCAGCAAGTGCTGGTAAGATTAACACCCAGACTTGCTTTCTCTGAGGTTTAA